A window of Kineococcus sp. NBC_00420 genomic DNA:
TTCCGCGACCTCGACATGGGGAGCATCGCTGACGACGACCCGCCCGCGCTGGTAGATCTTGAGATGTACCAGGCTCGAGGACGCGCGTGGGTGGCCACTGTCGACGCCGGTGACGACGTCGCGGTCGCTTACCTCCTCATCGACGTCATCGATGAGGCAGCCCACATCGAACAGGTGTCAGTGGACCCGGCCTTCGCACGCAGAGGGCTGGGCCGACAGCTGATCGACACCGCGGCCAGCTGGGCGGTCCAGCAGGGGCTCGGCACCATGACGCTGACGACATTCGCGGAGGTGCCATGGAACGCGCCCTACTACGCCCGACTCGGCTTCTCGGTGGTTCCAGAGGGTGACCTGGGTCCGGGACTGCTAGCGGTCAGACGTCACGAGCGTGAGCTCGGGCTGGATGCGTGGCCGCGGGTCAGCATGGCGTGGCGACTGCCCGGGGACGACGCCGCCGACACCTAGACCGACAGCGTGGTCTCCGACACGTGCGGACGCCGACGACGTCCGCACCGCGATATGGCCGCGACATGCCTGCAGCCGTTGTGCTGTCCGAGGGCTCAGTCAGTGCGTCGCCCGTCACGGGGTCCGAAGGTGGTCACGGCTTCGACGTCGCTGGCCTCGGAACGTACGTAGTCCTCAGCCCATGCCTGGGCACCCGGGAAGTCCGAGCCTGCGACGACGGCCGCGACCATCTCGTCCAGATCCACCGGGGTGTGGCGCAAGGTCACGTTGCCGCCCACCAGCAGCGCCCAGCTCCCGCCCGCGCGTCCGTAGGGCATCCCGATGCTGCCGGGGTTAACGACCAGCCGTCGGTCCACCAGTCGCACGAAGGGCATGTGGGTGTGCCCGCACACGATGGTGCGCACCTCCTCGGGGACGTCGGCGAAGACCTCAGCCCACCGGGCCAGGCGGGTGTCGACGAGCACCACCTCATCGTCGTCGCGGGGGCTGCCGTGGCAGAACAGGACCGGTCCGAAGCCGTCGACGTCCACGGTCACCGGGTGCGGCAGGCTTGCGAGCAGGTCCAAGTGCTGCTGGCTCAGCTGCTGCGCCGCCCACGCATCGACGGGCTCCGGAACGTCTGGGTTGGAGCAGCGCCGGAGATCGACGAGCTCGCGGTCGGCGTTGCCGCGCACGAGCAGGACCTGCTCGCCCAGGCTGGTGAGCCGGTCCAGCACGGCGGTGGGTTGCGGGCCGGCGGCGTGGTCGCCGGTCACCACGACGAGGTCTGCGGTCTGGACGTCGGGCTCAGCGAGGACGGCGTCGAGGACGGGCAGGACGCCGTGCACGTCGGACAGGACCGCCACTGTTGCCACCATGACCGGAGTCTGGTCTGCCACGACGTCGCCAGCAAGATCACTATCAAGACCACGAACGCTTGGTCATCGTCATGACCGCGACGCCGCTGGCAGCTCAGGACCGCGCACAACGCGGGATGACCGCGAGGTTGTCGACCGGTCAGGGGGCGACGCGTCCGTGCTTGACGAAGGCTGCGTGGGTCAGAGGCATCAGCTCAGTCCACTGCTGCTCCATCGCCTCGGCGACCATCTCGATCTCCCGTTGGGGGTAAGAGGGGTAAGCCGAGTCGGGTGCAGTGGTGCGCAGGGACAGGAAGTTCATCAAC
This region includes:
- a CDS encoding GNAT family N-acetyltransferase, with product MIRRAEPRDLQRLQDIERAAGAAFRDLDMGSIADDDPPALVDLEMYQARGRAWVATVDAGDDVAVAYLLIDVIDEAAHIEQVSVDPAFARRGLGRQLIDTAASWAVQQGLGTMTLTTFAEVPWNAPYYARLGFSVVPEGDLGPGLLAVRRHERELGLDAWPRVSMAWRLPGDDAADT
- a CDS encoding metallophosphoesterase family protein, with the translated sequence MVATVAVLSDVHGVLPVLDAVLAEPDVQTADLVVVTGDHAAGPQPTAVLDRLTSLGEQVLLVRGNADRELVDLRRCSNPDVPEPVDAWAAQQLSQQHLDLLASLPHPVTVDVDGFGPVLFCHGSPRDDDEVVLVDTRLARWAEVFADVPEEVRTIVCGHTHMPFVRLVDRRLVVNPGSIGMPYGRAGGSWALLVGGNVTLRHTPVDLDEMVAAVVAGSDFPGAQAWAEDYVRSEASDVEAVTTFGPRDGRRTD